TGTATCTTCCAACTCGACTCGGTGCCTTTTGAGGCCACTATGGCCATGCAGAGCCCTGCTGCTGTCTGTGTCTGGGGGGTCAGTGGGGTCCTCTCTCATTCCAGCACTGGGGGTCTCACAGGCCATTTCAGACCCACAACAATCTTTGTGTAGGAGTGGCCCTGTCAGGGTCAAGTTATCATGGTCAGTGTCTGAATGTCCCGGGGAAGAGCATGCCACTGCCTCCAGATCTCCAAAGTTCTGCCCATTGTTGTGTGGAtgaggggggcgggggtgtaAGCGTCCATTGTTGTGGTTGGCACAGATGGTTTCAAGGCTCCTCTCCTCACTGTCATCAGACTGGGTCCTGGGACAGCTGCCAGACCCACTGCTGAGAGTGGAGCCAGATGCCttggggacaggaggagagggcGGCTCCTCAGCCCGGCTGCTTAGGGCTTTGCTCAGGGCCTTCCCATTGAGCTTCTTGGTTTCAAAAGAGTGTTCTACAGAGCCACCATTGTTAGCATCCTGGGAGGGGTCCTCTGGTGCCTCTGCCCAAGGGTGGCTGCTGTGCTCCTGGCCTGGGCCACTGCTGGGATTTCTAGCAGAAGTCCCTTCTTTAAAAGCATCCTTGCTGCGACCTTCAGGGGGCAGGTCCTGGTTCCTCTGGCTTGGGGAGTTGCTGAGACAGGCTTCCTTACTGGAAGAAGGGGCTGGGTTGTCCTTGTGGCTGGTTCCTGCCCTCCCTTCATCTGCCTCCCCAGACACGAGGGAGCTCTCTCCATCTTTGTTACTGGAGTAGGAGATATAGGAATAGCGGAGCCACTTGTACGCTTTATAAATCTTCCGTTCGACCGACTCCATGTCTGAAGTTGGTGAGGCCCGGCTGGGCTGAATCTCCAGCGTGGAAGTGCTCCGCTcaggggaggagggcggggaggaggagaggtCATCCACCTTGATCTGAGGGTAGTCACAGTTGTCCTCTCCGATGTAGGCGCTGGCGGGCTTGCTGGGGGGCGCCGGCCTCTCCTCCCGGGCCGCCTTCTGCCGGCGCCGCAGGGTATTGCGCTGCCGCGTGGCTGTTCTGCGCTCATTGAGCTCCTCCTCGTCGTCGGAgctgctggagctgctggagCTGCTGGACTCGTCCTCAGGGCTGGGAGACCGCGGCCGCGGGAAGAGGTCTGTGTCCAGCTCCACCTCACAGGCGTTCTCTTCGGAGTCGGACTCGTTGGAGAGGGCCAGGAGGCGTTTGTCCTGGTAGCGCCGCAGAGCCGACAGGCGCTGCTGGCGAGACGCCGCGTCCTCACATGTGGGCGGTGGCGGAGGGGACGCCACTGAGTTGGCGGCGGGGACCCGCAGGGGCCCCAGGTGGAAGGCGCTGTCGGCATTCTCGTCCACTGCGGGTGGAGGGGAACGGGGCAGCGAGGCCGAGGACTCGGAGTCGGTGTAGCCGGACCGCTCGCTGACCCCCGCGTGCAGCTGGAGGATGGTGCTCTCGCTGAGGTCGCTGTCGGAGTCAGAGCTCCAGCCCTCGATCTCGCGGCGCACCAGGGAGTCAAAGAAGGCCATCATCCGCGGGTCTTCCTGCACGGACTGGTTGGCGTAGTCATGTGACAGGCCACTCCCACTGTTCAGCACCAGGCTGATGTACTCTTCATGGGTATAGAGGCAGCGGGAATCATCCTCAATCCTACCGTCTAGGTCTCCTGTACACCCCGGCTGCTTGTATGGGCTCCAGATCTGCAcagaaggcaaaaacaaaaccaaggaggCCTGATTGAAAGTACTCCAAAGCTGGTGGTGATAAAGAACACTGAGGCAGAGCTTCTCTAGGCCCTTCCTGTCACTTAGCCAGGACCTGCTAACCAGCTTTAAAAATACACTCTTTATCAGACTGGATTATGTGGGCCACATATGAAAACAGAGGCTTCTAGAGTCAGGTGTTGGAAAAAGCATCGTCTAGGACATAGCATTAGCCTAGGGTCAGGAGACCTAAATCTTGTCTCTTGACCCAGAATAGTCACAACCATCTCCCCAACCAGCCCCCTCCCCTTTAGCTTCCTCTGGGAGTAGCTTGGAAATTACAATAACCCCCTTCATAATTGCAAAGGGTAGGGGATGACTTGAAGATTGGCCAATGTGTTCAAAACTCTCAGAAGACTGAAGCTGTGCACAGAGAGGTACCACTTTTCCAAAGTGAAAACAGACCCAGCAGTCAGTCCTCTGTGGTAGTTAATATTTCAGCCTATAACTCCACTTCTCCCCAACtgcaacatttctatttttaactaatgGGAATTGCTTACTGGCGCTTGATAAGAATAGCCAACTGCCTACACTGCATTTCCCTCCTGGACATGCAGGCATTAGTTACCCAGGAAACTGGTTTCTCTTAACCAGGTTGCTGCTGACCTGCTCCCCAACTCTCCTGTTAGCTGTAGGAATAGGCAGGACACCCCCCCCAAAAGACCATCACCCCACCTTAACACTCCTCCATGCTATCATCAAACACATGGGCCGGTAGCCAAAAGAATTACGCACAGTTAGGACTCAAACTCAGGTCTGCCTGACTGCAAAGACCCAACTTTACAAGCAGAATAAGTTATGCAAAAATCAAGTTCAAGGTAATTAAGCTGTCACTGCAGATGAGAACAATTAGCTTCACCTGACTACCAGACTGGTCCACAGAGCAGCACACAGAAGCTCAGTTACATCAGCCGGTAGCCATGGCAACTCAGATGAAATTCCAGGCAATTCTCTTGCCTGACAGGCTGGTGTCTATCTTTAGATGGCACCCAACCCAGAAAACAGAGCTCTTCATTCTCTATCCTCTACCAAGACAATGGCTTTGCTTTCCCAACGCTATCCAAGGACAAATTCACCTCCTTTTGAGTACTTTCTTGAGGCCCCATCCTTCCCATGCTTTATTTGCAACTTCTGAGAGGTAGCACCTTTATGGAGGATCTCCAGTTCAAAAGGGGCTGGAGAAACCTAGGTTGGCTCTCTTCATCAACTCCCAACTCAGGTTCATTTCTCCTTAAGCTGTTCACAGCCTACACCTCCTGGGCTGTTCTCCTCGCTCCATCTTCACTGCCTGACCCGGGAGAGGtttaaggcagtggttctcacaTTCAGGGGTGCACAGGAGTTACCTTCAGAATCTTAATGGTGTTCACTCCTGAGTCCCACCCTTAAGAGATTCTGATTCATGAAGTCATCAGCAGGTACCAGGGCTCTGCAATTTTAACAAGGGGAAGACTAACTTCTTAAGAAACACTAGAATACAGTTAGAAAATAAGTAGCAGAAAATAAAGGATTTGCCTGAAGAGATTCTCAAATTCTTTGTGAGACCCAATGTTCTGAGCCATTTAGCTACACATAACTATTTCTACAAACAAATGTCCAAGAGAATTAAAGTTCGGTAGCTTAGAAAGGAAATTGAGGGTCCCTTAGGActttggggcggggtgggagggtcTTATCCTATATTCCAAGGCCAGATCTCTTACTCTCCCagtttaaaaatggtaaaattttactAACCATGCTGTCTAATATAAAGATAAATCTCTACGTGcttcacagaaacacaaaatttGTTAACAGAAGTACAAATATTAAGGGTGGTCCAAGTATGCAACAAGCCAGTTTCTAGGTTCTAATCTACCATCCAGTCCCTGAGTCTTCACTTCAGGAATGAAAATCATTAACACTGAAAGCAGCTTTTATTTGGGCCCTGGAATGTATTAAGCTGAGGTAGACTTTCATTCCTGAAGCCTGGAGTAATGGAACAAAACGCTGCATCAGGAGGCGAGACGTGAGTGTGGGTTCCTACTCAACTTGGGCTGACCTCAGATAAAGCTTAGCTCCCTGATCTAAACAGTGAATTAGATGGGTCTCATCCAACCCTAAGAttcagagcaaaacaaaaccattatcCCAGACAGTCAGTCTGCAGTCCTCCAGGGACTTATGGTACCGAGCTGCAGGGACAGGCAGAACAGGTAGGAACCCCAGCCCCACAGGGCCCTGGGCAAAATGACTTCACTCTCGAGCAcatcttttctcatctgtagaaatGACAATGATGAAATGACATAACCTATACCAAAGCACAAAAGAAATGTGGTGCTTTCTCTTTCACTTGGCAGCTGAATTCCTCACCCAGAAAGCTTTAGACCCATCCTCAAAGAGACTTTTGAACTTCAGAAGTATGGACCATCCCAATTATCTTAGTCCTCATCctaagaatattttgaaatatttgtgaaagtatttatttctttacactGAAAGTCAGCAACTCAGAAGTAAAGCACCAAAAAACATAACCTTCTGCCCCGACATGTTAAATGTGGATAGACAAGCCTCCTCCTGGGGCACGTTTCataagaaaaggaggagagggaTGAGCAGATTTCTCTCCAAGCTTCTCTGAGCTTCTCTCCAAGCTCAAGAGATTGCTGAGGGggaaagatgcccttcaactctTATTCAAACATTGTCAAAATGGAAAGCAATTAAGTAGCAAGTGTTCTGATCTACACAGGTGCCCAGGATATCCCTGACATAGCAGCTCTAAGCCCTCTCCTCTTTGTACTATTATATTAAATTAGGAAATCTGGCCATTTACCAAGAAAATCTACACTGAAAGGGACCTAACTGCTATTTAAGGGTTCTCCAATCTCTCTAATATGGCTTCCAAGACCTTCTGGGCCCACCTCCTGCCCCCCTTCCTGCCTTATATCTTAGTCCTCCATTCTTGTGCTCTTTCCTGTGGCCAAACATGGTCATTTTCTGAACAGGTCCTATGCTTCACTGCTTCTGAGCAATTATTCTTAAGTATAATGCTAGAACACAGTAGGTGATCAATAActattaattcaacaaaataattATCTATTGCCTCTACTTAGAATGTTCCTCATATCTTACTCCGTCCTTTTGCAGTCTTTATTCTCCAAATTCTAGCTCAAATCCTACCTGCCCAAGGTTATCACAGATGGGACAAAAAaactctccctcccccagagcATTTCTGTTTCCATCTCTTGTGTAGCTACTGCacttttcattgtatttacttCTTGTCTCTCTTATAGGATGACCTACATTACCTTTTTTCGCCTTTATGTTCCCCATAGAGTCTAGCACAAATGGCACACGTAGGTATATCATACATATCACAAATATAGTAAAAACATAGGAATGgtcttttgagaaaaaaatgtcagcaCTTGCTCTGTCTTGCCCCTCCAGGCTTAACTATAAAACAAACCCCTCCTTTGCTAAACATGCACATTCAGGGgactgaagaagaagaagctgatCCCAACAACTGGGATTCTTCTCTTCTGGGCTAGGACAGCAGCAGTAAAGGATAAGGGAGAAGGTGGAGTAAAGTGGAGAGAAAAAAGGTCTCAGGCTGGTATAGATATTATGCTCTTTAAGCCACTGATGCTCTCAGAAATGGCAAGCAGGAAAGTGACACTTATTAAAATAGTCAGAAATTATCGGGCACAGGTAATCCACAAGGAACTCCTGGATGGCAAGTCACCATAGATATCCTCACTTGACAGATGGGGAACAGGCTCAAAGAACTGTCCAAGAGTACCAGCTGTACTAACTTAAGGTTTCGAATGGCTAAATGTGCCTCCTGGTGGGGAAGGATTCAGACCCCACTGGAACTTGGAAGCAGTAAGCTCCATAGTTCAGCCTGGATAACCTCCCAGAGAAAAAACACTTTCTTCTCTCACTCCTCTGAGAACTTGGCTGGTTTCCAAACTATGACCTTTAGGGTAAAGACTCCAGTTGACTAAACAATAATTGGGGAGACTAAGTACAGAAGCATCCCAGAGTGCACGGCCAAGCAGGAATCTCTCTTCTAAAGGAGATGCCCAAGCAGAGCTCTGAGAAACAGAATGACGTCAACAGGCCTAGCAAGGACATGCTACTGTGCCAGCCCATTAGTCATAGgccaaaggagaagagaaggcaatTCAAGGGACAGGGCCAATTCCATGACTGTCCAGTGAAGGACGACTGAGGTGACCACCTCGAGCAGAGGCCTCTGGCTCCCGTTGCCTTCCCTCCAGCATGGGGAAGGTGACAGGCCACTGGTAAGAACAAAGAACAGGGCTCTATCCTGACTTGACTACTAACTGGCTGTGTAACTGACCCCAGGTAGGTAGTTTATAATTGAAATCTCAtcatctctgaaaagaaaaagtcagtaaAAATGATCTAGAAGTCTTGTTCCAGTGCTGTGGGAAAACATGCGCAATCATGAAAGTCAGCACTGATCCACAGGACCAACGAAACTTTACATAAAGGAATCTGGaatgagaacaaataaaaatactgaccCATCCTCCCACATTGTATTTCTGATAGCTTCCCTTGCTTAATATACAACTTGGCTTCACTCTatacggagggagggagggagggaaggagggaggaaatgaaaaCCATCAAACCATCGCAAACCAATTTTTACCTCTTCCCTGATACCTTCCCTCaggttttcattattattttagggaaaaaaaaattaggggcttTAACTTTTGGGAGGTTATCATCGATCCttacttaaaaatcaagttaTCAGAGAGTCCTAAAGGATTCATCATTTGCCCCCAAAACCTTAATTTTCACAGATGTGGAAAAGGGTCACTAGCAACTGGAAAGTGAGGGACAGGTAGTAGGCCACCCTCCTGTGGACACAGGCCAGGCTGGGTCTCTTAGCTGCAGGCTCTAGACAAATTTCTTGGCTGGGTTAAGTTCATTCAGTCACTGTGCAATTAATGCAAGTCCTTAGCCTCGATCACAACCACATGCAGTGGGTTTTGATATGTTCTGAGACAATTTAGCTATGGTTCTGGCAGCCACTTAGTGATGTCTGTGCCATATTAGTACAGCAATTAATGCAAACTACACACCAAGTAACTGAGGGGATGGTGGCTTCCAGATGAGGTTTGGAAAGCAGAATGCATCAGACTCAAGATCAAAGGCCAATGGAAATGCAGTGGCATACAAATGGTGTCTAGTTTCAAAGCCTAgtgactatttttaaaagtggtCCTGAAAAGAGGGTTTTAAACcactttttaatatcatttttaaaatattttataatgttaaaataattgaaaaaaattttaagtaatcttgatccccaacatgggacttaaactcacaaccttaagatcaagagtcgcatgctataccgactgagccagccagatgccccaaaataattaagaattttgaTAGACCTTTAGTATGTTTAGGTATGAGGTCCTATATATATTGTTCTAGTTTCTTCCAATTATGAATTGTAATAATTTGTCTAATGAACAGAAGGGGAAGGTGCCTCACCTTGATAATCTTTTCTACACCAGAAGAGCAGATCATGTAGGTGTGAGGGTTAAATCGGACCTGGTTAACAATAGACCGATGCCCTTTCAGCACCATGAAGGCTCCGTTGACCACCCTACCAATGCCACCtgggaagacagaaggaaacaaaaatcaaatgatgaaatggataaaagtaATAGGTTCCAGTAATGGCACACAAACAGCTCTGAAGTGGAGCCAAGATGTTTTATTAACTATGCCACCAGCAGAATGCTTAATCTTCAGATAAAGTTGCTATGGAAAGAGGGAAGATGAAATATTCTCTCAGCATATGTGCTCTTACCAAGAGCCTTTATTTAGCCTTTAAGCATTGCCCACGCCCACCCACTGCAATTCCATTGTCAATGAAGCCACAGCCACTTAAAACATTTCTCAAGTTTTTGATCCCCAAGATAGAACCCAAGTGTTACCTTAGAAAAGGCCAGTCATGAACAGAATGAGACTGAACTACTTGGGAACAGTTAGGCATCTGAGCCAGGGACATGCAGAACCAGAAGCATACAATTACCTAAATGCACAAAAAAATCTCGGATCCATTTGCCCTTAATTGCTAGGATGAAggctgcaaacaaacaaacatacaaaagccACTGggaaaataatggagaaaatcCTTCTGTTACCCTGATAGCAGGGAGTGCTAGGGATAAAGAAAGATTTGGACCACTTTCCTGATAGGGAGAGCCCAAGTACTAAGAATCTGAATTAGAATAAGGGGCTAAAAGACAGGATGTATGGATTAAAATCAAGAGGCCACTgataaaaagttacattttaaggACCATCCTATAGGCTTTCTTCTTCAGTGACTGGGAAAAGCACTAGATGCTTGGAATTTATAACACAAATGAATATGT
This Mustela nigripes isolate SB6536 chromosome 13, MUSNIG.SB6536, whole genome shotgun sequence DNA region includes the following protein-coding sequences:
- the DCAF5 gene encoding DDB1- and CUL4-associated factor 5 isoform X2; amino-acid sequence: MEQAIHSRVKPIQLKGEHHSNIFCLAFNSGNTKVFSGGNDEQVILHDVESSETLDVFAHEDAVYGLSVSPVNDNIFASSSDDGRVLIWDIRESPHGEPFCLANYPSAFHSVMFNPVEPRLLATANSKEGVGLWDIRKPQSSLLRYGGNLSLQSAMSVRFNSNGTQLLALRRRLPPVLYDIHSRLPVFQFDNQGYFNSCTMKSCCFAGDRDQYILSGSDDFNLYMWRIPADPEAGGIGRVVNGAFMVLKGHRSIVNQVRFNPHTYMICSSGVEKIIKIWSPYKQPGCTGDLDGRIEDDSRCLYTHEEYISLVLNSGSGLSHDYANQSVQEDPRMMAFFDSLVRREIEGWSSDSDSDLSESTILQLHAGVSERSGYTDSESSASLPRSPPPAVDENADSAFHLGPLRVPAANSVASPPPPPTCEDAASRQQRLSALRRYQDKRLLALSNESDSEENACEVELDTDLFPRPRSPSPEDESSSSSSSSSSDDEEELNERRTATRQRNTLRRRQKAAREERPAPPSKPASAYIGEDNCDYPQIKVDDLSSSPPSSPERSTSTLEIQPSRASPTSDMESVERKIYKAYKWLRYSYISYSSNKDGESSLVSGEADEGRAGTSHKDNPAPSSSKEACLSNSPSQRNQDLPPEGRSKDAFKEGTSARNPSSGPGQEHSSHPWAEAPEDPSQDANNGGSVEHSFETKKLNGKALSKALSSRAEEPPSPPVPKASGSTLSSGSGSCPRTQSDDSEERSLETICANHNNGRLHPRPPHPHNNGQNFGDLEAVACSSPGHSDTDHDNLTLTGPLLHKDCCGSEMACETPSAGMREDPTDPPDTDSSRALHGHSGLKRHRVELEDTDSENSSSEKKLKT
- the DCAF5 gene encoding DDB1- and CUL4-associated factor 5 isoform X1, which encodes MKRRAGLGGSMRSVVGFLSQRGLHGDPLLTQDFQRRRLRGCRNLYKKDLLGHFGCVNAIEFSNNGGQWLVSGGDDRRVLLWHMEQAIHSRVKPIQLKGEHHSNIFCLAFNSGNTKVFSGGNDEQVILHDVESSETLDVFAHEDAVYGLSVSPVNDNIFASSSDDGRVLIWDIRESPHGEPFCLANYPSAFHSVMFNPVEPRLLATANSKEGVGLWDIRKPQSSLLRYGGNLSLQSAMSVRFNSNGTQLLALRRRLPPVLYDIHSRLPVFQFDNQGYFNSCTMKSCCFAGDRDQYILSGSDDFNLYMWRIPADPEAGGIGRVVNGAFMVLKGHRSIVNQVRFNPHTYMICSSGVEKIIKIWSPYKQPGCTGDLDGRIEDDSRCLYTHEEYISLVLNSGSGLSHDYANQSVQEDPRMMAFFDSLVRREIEGWSSDSDSDLSESTILQLHAGVSERSGYTDSESSASLPRSPPPAVDENADSAFHLGPLRVPAANSVASPPPPPTCEDAASRQQRLSALRRYQDKRLLALSNESDSEENACEVELDTDLFPRPRSPSPEDESSSSSSSSSSDDEEELNERRTATRQRNTLRRRQKAAREERPAPPSKPASAYIGEDNCDYPQIKVDDLSSSPPSSPERSTSTLEIQPSRASPTSDMESVERKIYKAYKWLRYSYISYSSNKDGESSLVSGEADEGRAGTSHKDNPAPSSSKEACLSNSPSQRNQDLPPEGRSKDAFKEGTSARNPSSGPGQEHSSHPWAEAPEDPSQDANNGGSVEHSFETKKLNGKALSKALSSRAEEPPSPPVPKASGSTLSSGSGSCPRTQSDDSEERSLETICANHNNGRLHPRPPHPHNNGQNFGDLEAVACSSPGHSDTDHDNLTLTGPLLHKDCCGSEMACETPSAGMREDPTDPPDTDSSRALHGHSGLKRHRVELEDTDSENSSSEKKLKT